One Anaerobranca californiensis DSM 14826 genomic window, CAAATTTACAAAGATTTTTACAAGACAACAAGGAAAAAATAGAAAAGGTTCGCTATTATGTTCACCCCCAATTGGTGATGAAAATAAATGGAGAGCAAGTGGGTATCAATAATTTACTAGGTGATCTATCCTTTGAAGAAGTTAGGTGATAATATGGCCAGTGAAGTTGTTATCTTCGATATAGTGGGGTGTATGGGACATTTCAGAAAATATTATACCAATTCCTCTTCATTATCTTATTCTGTACCCACTAGAACTAACTTAATTGGATTAGTAGCAGGGGTTATGGGCTATCAAAGGGATAGTTACTACAGTGAGTTAAATAGCGAGAAATTACAACTTGCTTTACAGAAGTTAACTAAAACCCGTAAAATTATCCAGAGTTTAAACTACATGAAAATAACGACAAAGAAACACTTTACAGAACCGACAGAACATACCCAGATACCCTTTGAAATAATTATGGGAGAAGGGGATAGCTTAAAGTATCGGGTATATTTGTCCCACTGTGATCCAACCTTTTTAAAGGAGTTTGAAGAAAGGATTAAAAACAAAAAATACTTCTTTCCCCCTTACCTAGGGGCAGCTCCCTTTAGCTGTAAATTAGAATATGTCAATAGGGAAAAGGTAGAAAAAGTAAGGGTTAATGATTCAGTATACATTTCAACGGTTATACCCTTAGATAAAGTTAAACATAAGGGTTTAGATTTTAAGAAATTAAACTTTGAATATGCTTTAGTTAAAGAAAAAATGCCTAGGGATTTTGAAGGTGAAAGGGTAATTAAAGAAGTAAATTCTTACCTCTTTGATGAAAATTGCAACCCAATTCCTATAGTGCTAGATGACAGTTATTACCAAGTGAGGGGAACAAATATATTGTATATGTAGGAGGATGTCATGGTTTTTTATTCCCATAAAAACCCAAATAAAAGGTTAATTGATCATCTTCAAAATGTAACTAATTTAGCCATTGATTTTGCTGGGGAATTTAAAGAAGTTGTGGAAATAGCGGCAAAATGCCACGATTTTGGCAAATACACTACCTATTTTCAAAAACATCTATTAGAAGGCTCTTCTAGTAAACTAAGCCAACATTCATTTATCTCTGCTTTATTTGCAGCATATGTGGGATTTAAAAAACTGGGGGAAGATAATTTTCTTCCCCTGATTCTTTATAGTGCTGTAATAAATCATCATAGCAATGTGGAAAGATTAAACAAAAATTTGCCAGAAAGGATTAGGTTTACACTAGAGGAACTAGATGAAGAAAAAAAAGAAATTATAAAAAGGGTGATGAAGCAGCTAGATGATCTAGAGAAAAATTTTTCCCATATATACCAAGAACTAGAGTTAATTGGATTACACTTGTATTTTAAAGAATTTATAGAACAAAGGCCGGTAGATGAGGTGTTAAGGAAATTAGCTAAACTTAATTATGGTTTAGGGAAAGGGAAAATAAAAAGGGATAGGATTTACACCTTACACCATATGATTTACTCGGCACTAATTGACGCCGATAAACTAGATGCCTCTAATACCCCAATTACAAAACCCCAATCTATTCCCTTTCAGTTACTAATAGAACCATATAAATCAAAGTTTTCTGAAGAGCCCAAGGAAGAACTAAATAAAATGAGGAAGGAAATATTTATAAAGGTTTTAGATAGTATTGAGAAGGAATACAAAAATGGTAAACTTTTTTCAATAACTGCTCCCACTGGAAGTGGAAAAACCTATACCGGTTTTTATGCCGCTAAAAAGTTACAAGAGCTTTTAGGGGGGGATAGAAAAATTATCTACACCTTGCCCTTTACCTCTATAATCGATCAAAACTATGGAGAAATAGAAAAATTGCATCAAAGTTTTATCCATCAACAAGAGTTGTTTCCATATCTAATCAAACATCATCACCTTGCTGACCTTTTTAAAGATAAAGAGGATACAAAGGAATATCAATTAGAACCAGATCAAGGGATATTGTTAGTAGAAGGTTGGCATAGCGGACTTATTGTAACTACCTTTATCCAATTATTTGAATCATTGATAGGAATTAAAAATAAAATGCTGAAAAAATATCACAGCATTAAAGGTTCAATTATTTTAATCGATGAGCTACAAACAATAGATATTAAATACTGGAACCTTATAAAATATGTGTTTGAACAAATAGCAGAAGAGTTAGACTGTAGAATAATTACTATGACCGCTACTAAACCTATAATTTTAAAGGATTCTATAGAGTTATTAAAAGACTATCATCAATATTTTCAAAGGTTTAATAGGGTAGAACTAGAGTATAATGACAATGGTATGGAAATAGATGATTTTATCGAAGACTTTGTTAATAATTTAGAAGATAAATCATATTTAATTATTTGT contains:
- the cas5 gene encoding CRISPR-associated protein Cas5 — its product is MKKLGDNMASEVVIFDIVGCMGHFRKYYTNSSSLSYSVPTRTNLIGLVAGVMGYQRDSYYSELNSEKLQLALQKLTKTRKIIQSLNYMKITTKKHFTEPTEHTQIPFEIIMGEGDSLKYRVYLSHCDPTFLKEFEERIKNKKYFFPPYLGAAPFSCKLEYVNREKVEKVRVNDSVYISTVIPLDKVKHKGLDFKKLNFEYALVKEKMPRDFEGERVIKEVNSYLFDENCNPIPIVLDDSYYQVRGTNILYM
- a CDS encoding CRISPR-associated helicase/endonuclease Cas3 — protein: MVFYSHKNPNKRLIDHLQNVTNLAIDFAGEFKEVVEIAAKCHDFGKYTTYFQKHLLEGSSSKLSQHSFISALFAAYVGFKKLGEDNFLPLILYSAVINHHSNVERLNKNLPERIRFTLEELDEEKKEIIKRVMKQLDDLEKNFSHIYQELELIGLHLYFKEFIEQRPVDEVLRKLAKLNYGLGKGKIKRDRIYTLHHMIYSALIDADKLDASNTPITKPQSIPFQLLIEPYKSKFSEEPKEELNKMRKEIFIKVLDSIEKEYKNGKLFSITAPTGSGKTYTGFYAAKKLQELLGGDRKIIYTLPFTSIIDQNYGEIEKLHQSFIHQQELFPYLIKHHHLADLFKDKEDTKEYQLEPDQGILLVEGWHSGLIVTTFIQLFESLIGIKNKMLKKYHSIKGSIILIDELQTIDIKYWNLIKYVFEQIAEELDCRIITMTATKPIILKDSIELLKDYHQYFQRFNRVELEYNDNGMEIDDFIEDFVNNLEDKSYLIICNTINQSLEIYKKLEERNLNRKLLYLSTNIIPKERKGRIEYIKKILDQRPIVVSTQVVEAGVDLDFDVVYRDLAPMDSIIQGAGRCNRNNSKGRGLVKVVKLAKDQRKYSGYIYNSIALTITEEILKRKGFYTEEEFLQLIEDYFTEAMERINTVDDSEKIICGLKEMDLEAIKDFSLIKNRPNYVDVFIEVDEESQKLFEEYKKIIEEVYDPIQRKNKLLPIRRKMGEYILSLPIDFVRKELIEEKTMFRMALEQKERLYSDDIGLKRLDLDTPIIF